Part of the Stigmatopora argus isolate UIUO_Sarg chromosome 3, RoL_Sarg_1.0, whole genome shotgun sequence genome, AGCAACGACACGGTTACGACCGATTAACGCCAATAAAAACCTTAGCATTCCCtccttttgatgaaaaaaacaaaaacaggactgacctaaaaaaaaaatgttgggtagtcatttatttttagccCCAAAATGTCCCTAGGAAGTGATCTGCAAACGCCCCAAATCAAcgagaagtgacccaaaaatagcACGccattaacaggaagtgaagtGGAATTTAACAGTGACTGGCATCTGGTCAACAAGTGACCCTAAATGACCCTAAAATTCACTGGCTACTACGACAGTATTGCATTTTAAAGCCACGGAATACCTTGAGGACGTCCACTTCCTGTCGTTCCTTCCCAACGTGGGCGGAAGCCTCGTTGGGCGTGGCGCTCTTCTCCTCGCTCTGCTGCGACAGCTTCACGATGGCTCGGTCTTTGGCCTGGATGGTCTCCATCAGCATTCCCAGTTGATCGTTGATCTCGCCCACCTTGACCTTCAGACCCCTCAGCTCTTGCTGGAGGCTCTCCTTCTCCAAGGCCAGGCGCTCCATGTGGCCGCACAAGGATCGGACCTGCCCGTCTTTTTCTCCCACCAGCGCCTGGAGACGCTCCGTCTCCCCCGGCGGCCCGGGCGCCAACCGCCGGCTTCCGTCGTCGGACTCCGCGGACGGGGGATCCtgagtcggcggcggcggcgctgggCGTTGCGCCGCTTCCCGATCGCACTGTGCCGTTCTTAAGGTCTGCTGCAAGAGTCTCACCAGCTCCTAATCAATCATATGGAGCAAATATTGTACAGTGGGCAAACTACGgaccgcgggccatatacggcccgttaggccttttaatccggcccgccgacattgtccaaattattataatttttttttcccaagatggcaccgtcgcgcagaagccagtgacagtagctgtccactcttatttgtttttcgtgttttacagcccttctatcttttttttgatGCAAGCAAACTttccgccttcaaaaccaagctggttttatttttcaagcatagtcatttgctcatttccccacactggttgcgttaaaagaggcccccgcatgtgaaaaaatacagaaaatcattggatgacatgcatgagcaattctgccgtcggttttgtgattttggaaaaattgacagctggtgtcatgtcctttctcacaagacccgggaacggttccacaggagttgcagttggaactgattgatctccaatgtcacaagttcaactccctgaaagtctctaaATCTtttgcttcattaagtgcagccacatttccaaacatccagaagatggcacagaggattctggtgttatttggctctaactatgtgtgaacagacctttagtctgatgaaaatcaagaaagcaccccataaatcccagatgagtgatgagtatgttgatactttagtcctttttttgtttaggtttcatatgtactgttaacggatacagtttttatatgtatcgtatcttgtgctgacccggcccgcctgtcaaatttttaaagtcaatgtggcccccgggccgaaaagtttgcccaaccctggtctatatatatattaatccaagttaatttaaatgtttgttccgtttacgagtgcgttgtcgtggggaaaaaaacgaaccctcTGTGCGTTTCTCTCTCCCGTCCGTCCacaaaatccgcccaattttagttatattaaacacattttattactatgaaaccactagttatgtgttactttgttaatagatggccaattagaagaaatgaaacattttttccaatccaatatcctgtttttgggtgttttttcagagggttggaacgaattaatttattttcaattcatttcaatgggaaacgttcgctggagttacgaaaacctcgacatacgatctcagtctcggaacggattacgatcgtatgtcgaggtaccactgtaataagatgagaaaaaaaatggcggaaagAAGAAAGTCAAGGTGGGTGAAATCTTTTCCTTTGTACCTTCTGACTGGCTAACTCCTCTTTAAGTCGGGCTTCTTCTTTTTGCAGGCCACACAGTTCCTCTTGCTGGCTCTGAAGGCGGAGCTGCATCTCCAAATATTTGCCGTTCACCTCCAGCGGGGAGCCGTCGGCGTGGCGAGCCGACCTCCCCGAACCGGCGGCGTCCCGCAACAGGGGCCTCCTTGGCCTGGACGAGTTGCGCACAAAGTCGAACGCCGATCCGAAAGAGTCTGAGGGAGCACATTGGATCAAAAGGAAgccaagaggaggaagaagaagaacttGACTTACGGCGGTGAACTTCTGGGTGTTGCTTGTGCTCGGCGAAGTCTTTGGGCGGGGCGTCCAAGAGCTCCCACTCGTCGGCGCTGCCGCCGCTGTTGCCCGTGTAAAAGACGCTGCGTTTGCTGTCGCCCGCCCTGCCCGCTCGCAGGTACGACATGGAGTTCCTACAACGGAAAAGTCAGCACTGGAGTCACCTGATGCGCCATATAtacacaccgtattttcacgactatacggcgcatcgaatttttagccgcagtgtcaataacgagtgctatttctgtatttgacacacacaaaggacgcaccgtttttatagacgcagccaggcatggcaaaacataaaccagcttaaacatgcacgctacacccacacgctaaaaacacgtttttaaaaaggcaacagaagcaaaagtgAGTTAGGTGGtactttatttaatcattttacaatgcactcacgtcatcatcacccacaaatccatcaaagtcctcattttctgtgtccgaattgatcaattgtccaaatgagtcatcaaaaacgctgagttttatacatttgtccaggcggccacaatccattcgcaaatagtagctagctagtagctagcgtaaagctgtgttgatgtcgatatccaggccacaatccattcgcaaatagtagctagctagtagctagcataactagccTGGCGCTGCATGCTACCCTTCGTCAAGTTgtgctgatgtcgatgtatacaggccacaatccattgggtgtattgacaaaagaactacatatcccagcagtcactgcgcagtactttttctatggggaaaatagtagtcgggggctgcttgccgtagttgtgagagatggtgtaccctatccactgatttatttgattttatcgtgataacaattttagtatgggtccatatataaagcgcactggattataaggcgccctgtgtattttggagaaaatttaagacttttatgtgcgccttatagtcgtgaaaatacggtacgtcaAATTCCAGATGCACATCAATAAGGAATCTTCTCAGACTTTGACTTCAGTCTTAGCACTGCTAATTTTTATCTTGCACTAAAACACCATTGCTAGCTCACGTactgccacttttttttcttttacctcacttcatttttattgtatataaataaaatagtcaATTCATGACGACTTACTTATGTGTGCATTGTAGGTTGAAGCTCAAGATTTGCTCAAGAAGCCCCGGCGAGGTCGTCCAATTTACAACGAGGCTTGTTtataaagaatttttttttttttaaatgctgcaaAATGCTAAGCTTGCACTCCACTCATCGCATAGTTGTTACTTTAGCGTCGAATCATGCCGTTTCCCTCGTAAGGGGAACTATTTGCATCGGCGTTCGATGGCAAAGGATGATGTGTGTGACAATTTCCTCTATTGCATTACACCTCAGAAAAAAAGTGAGGgcccttttttttattcttcttcaCTCAAAGCTAGTTTCCTTCTTTAGCAAGGACTCCAAAATACACGCGTGCCATTCAAAGCTTTGAATTAAAATAAGAACGGACGAGGCGAAATGGCTTTAGACGACGACCATGAAGCCCTAACCttgaaatctcattgtactaTATAATgtattgtataatgacaataaaggcattgaaatgaatgatcaCAGCGGATCCACGTGGCACTAGGTCAAAGGTGATCTAGCTTCtgaacagtggcgggccgtcagggccttctctgctggcctaagaaatatctgaatcatatattatattttgtccatcaatacttattaaataattccaaattgtctgttagcttcctttcattgcttttcccccctgtttgcactgcttccagaggtgtgttttcatattgaagcatttaaccaatcacatttcagccattatttgttgccagggtcagaaatctgcctcaaagccttcacaatcagttctgcaggctctgctgcattaaacaagtgtcgataagactgttgctttaaccaatcagatttcgagttggcaacaccacaatgtattgtcgcaggcgtagggatacgtcattgccttgtcgcagggatacgtcatcgctttcaccaactatgattagctaccaaactgtatctggagctagctgcacaagcaaatatattgttatgttgatttaaagccattttcaagacggactatgccagaaatacgacgaaaggacaggctcgactttcatcattagcttcgatggtgatagaaaagaaggaagaaagaaaggaggagggATATGTACAggtcaaaaggatttttggtgagtaaaatatggctattttcctaaataatatttcaattgtgggtcaAGTTCTGAtttttgaaaagctccagtgtttgtatttaatcactaaatgctgctaggaagtggcttttaccccattttagtgcaatttttgccgtttcgccattgacgtccattgctgtctttttcccggtgaaatcacccccctggcccggttgtaatgtctgaaaagctccagtatttgtatttaatcattaaatgctgctaggaaatggatttgacccgttgaaggcgctacgagaaaatgcacggaccgccactgcttttgAACAATGTGTACGTggaaccaaccaaccaacctgATATCTGCGCCGATGGTCTTGAGTGAGAAATTAAGGGTGTTCCCCGCCACGGCGGTCCCTCTGGGCGAGTTGATCCCCGTCGAGCCGTCCGCCTGAGACTCCACGGCAAAGTCGCTGCGGAGCTTCTCCATGCTGTCACTGAGCTTTTCAAAGAGAATTCCATCTGGGATtcggaggaagaagaggaaagaCGATGATACGCAACACTGGGAACCACGGCACGCTTTTGATTGACGGCTTGTGGTGCATCATGGGTGCTTGTTTTGAACGCAATGGATCGCCCTTAACCCGGATGAATTCCATGTTAGTTCATTCCTATTTTTTAGCACATGGAGTACACGCACATAATATAAATAGTTGTTTTCCGCCCAACTAGACAAAGATCACGAAGGAGAacttttgtctttgtctttATAAAGCAGATAATAAACCAAGTCtttcaaaaaaagacattgttttGACATGCTTTGAGCCGTTAtctctagatcaagggtgtcagattcgggttggttcgcgggcagctttaacgtcaacttgatttcacgatttttgtaaatggattaaaggccctgaatattccattttttatagatctaaaacaatgtttattttagcttttttaaaatatattttttgattttacaaaatgattttagaactaaaaacacagaaaaaagattaaaaaatgacaattattgatttaagagggccaaaatcaagaaatgtaagatacatctatacttttcattttaatttgatcctaaaacagaaagtcggcactcatcatttactttctcggaccGCACAAATTGATctgacgggccagatttgccccccgggccgccactttgacacctgtgctctagataATTAAAAGCCTATATTCAGTCATGCCTATCTTCCAATGCCCTTGAATATTTAACATTGTATTCCAGGAGGGAGGACATCTTATTGAATGCCTGACTGACCTACTGGGTTTTATCTCCATTCCTGCCTATCATCACAGTACATCGAAGGAGGGTGACGGGGGGATCAAGGTCTTTTACGACTGGAAATGTTGCATTAAAGGCTTTAAACCACAGGTTTCCAGTCTTTCTTTCTCTACCACACCTTAATCAAATCACCAGGATGGTTCTCAATCTTGCTGATGACGTAATCATTGGATTAAGGTGTGGTAGAGaagggaaatatggaaaaaaagactgTCTGGAGGCCCTCCAAAAAAGGGACAAAAGCCCAATTAAAagctaaataaacaaaaaggtgAAGCTCCGCCTCTGCCAGTGAAGCAAATCATTCCTCCCCAGGTGGAATGAGCTCAAAGTAAAAGTCACGGTGGGATAGACGGATGGATGCAGCAGGTGCACGTCGACCCCCGTACCGTTATCTTGAGCGACGAGTCCGCTGATTGGGTGGGCTAAGGTGGGAGAGCTCCAGCTGTCCCTCTGGCCACGCCCACGTGAGTTGCTGAACTCCCATCGTTTGTGTTGGAGTTGCTGGAGCCAGAAGTGCATCACCTGTTTGCTGGGAGCCTACCAACACAAACACACCATCATTAACCAAAAGCCATTATACGCACACATAGTTGGGCTAAAATGCCGAAATACCGTATGCTGAATGACAAACTAATATTTTAGAGTGCAGTTCCATACTAGCACCagacaaaaaaagtccaaagtGAGTATTGTTAATGTAATTTTAATTGCAATAACCTTTCGCAAACTATGTGTATGTTTACTACATCTTATCATGTTGGTCTTGGCAGGTCTTTTTTTTCAGCCAAGTGGACGAGAACAACGTGGTCAAAATTTATTGTGAAGAAATAACTtcagggtgtgcaataacaaagtgcaatatctttgaaatctgtgcaatattttagaatcggtgcaatattttagaattcacctagccgagatgtgactttttatacttttatactactatttgttttgtttttgtttttttactggtaaaacacactttaaaaagcttggagtagcaccaacaattttgttatacgcagctgtgtatgatgacaataaaggcttttgaatttgaatttgaaatgataaaacttTTGCTCCTACGGGATCACAttagaaatattcatttttttaacatcagaAACCAACAAATGTCGTTTTTTCCCCCATATATCGTTCAGCCCTGGTTCAGACTATAATACCTAAAGTTAAGAACTGGACTTCAATGCAAAGCCCACCTTATGTCCTAAAGACACTGCATTTGACTTTAAATTTCAAAGCCTATTTTCTACTCCCGAAACCGTTTTCTATCAAATGTAAGCAGGAAAAGTTTCCATTTCcctgaaatcccccaaaacttgGGATCAGGGTGGGCAGATTTCTTTTAAACCTCTTGTGaccaataaaaaaagattttttgtatTCCTTTTAAAAAGCTGAATTACATCATTGCGTTGCTCAGTCGCCGCCTGCAACCACGCTATCTattttatattgattaataATGTAATGATGCAAAACAAGACGACCTGACGGTGTCATGTGATGGCAATCATGTGACCAGCGGACATGAGGTCAAATCatcccattcttttttttacatttttacaactGCCAAATAAATAGACTGTCATTCGCCGTCAACGGCAGTTAGCTCACAAATGCCGTGTCAATGGGCGTGTGAGCCGTTCAAAAGTGAAAGTAAACGTGACAAGTAGCCGAAAAAAAgtttagggaaaaagccaagATACCTTGAGCAGAAACTCTTTGGCCGAAGCACTGATTGCAAAGTGTCCCTCTTCGGCCTCCACGTCGTAGCTGAAGCAGGCATCTCCAATTTCGATGTGCCCCAAAGGTAAGGCGTCCTGGGGGCTCTTGAAGTAATACAAATAACATTTCCTCGGGTCGTAGACGAACCACCGCGGCTTGTAGCCCCTCAAAGGCCCCTTCCCGGAGAGTTTGCTCAAGAAGCCGCAGAGTTTCGGAGAGTGCTCTTTCGCCGCTTCTTCCACGTCGACGTCGCCGTCGACGTCGACTTTATCGTCGGCGACGGCGTCGGCGACGTCGGCTTCCTTGGCGGAGCTTTCCTCAAGTCGAGGAGCCTGGCCGGGGCTCGACTCGTCGGCGTCCTCCTCTTCGTTCATCTTTCCTCCAAGTTTCTTCTTCGTGTGGTGGAGCGGATGCCCACTTGGGTTTCCACCCGCATGACTGGGTGGCTGCGTAGCAAAGCATCACGGGAGTGGTAGTTTCATTTTGAGAATGCGGAAGTGGCAGCGCATCACGGGATTGGTAGTTTTATTGTTGGAATGCGGAAGTGACAAAGCATGGCGGGAGTGCTACTTGAATTTTTGGCCGACTGCGTCGCAAAGCATCACGGGAGTGGTAGTGAAATTTTTGGAATGCGGAAGTCATAACTCGCTCGCCACCGAGCGATGCTGTTTTTAGCAATTAGCTTGAACGGGGCATAAAACTCGAACGTGTTGACTTTTTGTACTCTAAAAATCCTttaatgactacttatttatgtgcgCACTTTATTAAAACTAATTGTACAGGTTGTTTCATGGccataaaggcattcaattcaaatacagAAACACTAATCATCATTTTCTAATCACTTCCGTTAACGAGATTGAAGATATGATCATGTTTGCATTCAATGTGAGTCATTTTGCCCATGAATGTATCACTCTTGAAAAAATCTTTCCTTGCAACTGAAATCTGAAAACATAGATTGAATAAATGACTTTTGTTCATCTGCAGAGACCTTTTGCACGTTTTCTACTACGAGCATCCCGTTTTTCACATTGTAGCTTAGCTTCATCTGTCGGGCTGAGCGCCAATTATCCAGGTCAGCTTTTATTTTGCCATCTCCGCACTCCCCCCATCCCCGAGGGCGCCGCATCTATCTTAGCCGCAGACGCGAGGGCGAGaacattctaaatattatatctaaaatggtccacatgaaatcaagttgacgttaaagcggcccgcgaaccaacccgagtctgacacccttttcTAAATGTTCTGTCTCTGTGAgttttaatttgtgttattgttcCATGTAGTGTTTTCACTTTGTTttattgtcttggaatcaagtttATACTTTCTTCTGTCCACTTGAGAGAATTAAAGAATTTGCTAATAGAAGAAGCCAGCCTAGcccccacaaaaaatagcaTCTTTTACAGTATTGGCTTCAATAAAGACCACTaaacacccccccaaaaaagtcccAAAGCCGTCACGGAGAAGACATTTATTCCAAATAATGCAATTCATGTAAAACTTGAAAAATGCCTATTGAAAAAAGGGCGTTAGGAAGACGTCACGGTCATGGCCAAGGCAGAAAAGGGAAGCTAGCCCTTCCATCAGCTGGAGAAAATCAAAGTATGATTGTCATTAGGCTACATTTCAACAAGCATAACCAGAAGGTGAAATAAAGCAGATTGGTGCCAAAGAGCCAGACGCTCGCTTAGCATGCGCTTACAAATAGTGcatatacgtacgtacatacgtacgtataccTAGCCGCTTCCATATGCTACGCCGTCCATCCACGGATACGTAATATCCGGCGGGGCCGGGGCCGGGTGTACGACATGTGCAACACACAGTAGGTAGATCGACATTTTATGCATTGGCGAAGCGCAGAATCCACGGCGGGGTTTCTCGCCGCTCTCGTTTGCCCGCCGTCGATTGGACGAGTGGAACCGAAACGGCCGGGTCCGTCGAAACATCCGGCGTCCTGAGGATTCCACTCCGTGCGGTCTTTTTGGGCTCGGTCCGAGCACACGTCGCAGAGGCGAAGGCAGCGGAAGCTGGAGGGGACGGACCCACGGACCATTTGGCCCTCGCCATGCTTCGCCGTCTCAGATTCGTATGTGGAACGTACTGCACAACATGGCACATGGTCAAAGTTATTCAGACGCCcgaagattcattcattttctgaagcgctgaTCCACACGAGGCTCTcgggggcgtgctggagcctatcccagccaactaggaacaatgggtggccagccaatcacagggcacgatgagaccggtacccggacatttcgtcgccggacacttcgtccccggatggttcgtcgaatggacgcttcgtcgacggacctaaccactaaccttaaccactaaccctaACCACTAACCCTAACCACTAACCCTAACCACTAACCCTAACCACTAACCCTAACCACTAACCCTAACCACTAACCCTAACCACTAACCCTAACCACTAACCCTAACCACTAACCCTAACCACTAACCCTAACCACTAACACTAACCACTAACACTAAccactaaccctaaccttaaccactaaccttaaccactaaccttaaccactaaccttaaccactaaccttaaccactaaccttaaccactaaccttaaccactaaccttaaccactaaccttaaccactaaccttaaccactaaccttaaccactaaccttaaccactaaccttaaccactaaccttaaccactaaccttaaccactaaccttaaccactgaccttaaccactaaccgtaaccactaaccttaaccacaaACCTTAACCACAAACCTTAACCACAAACCCTAACCACTaaccctaaccactaaccttaaccactaaccctaactttaaccactaaccttaaccactaaccttaaccactaaccttaaccactaaccttaaccactaaccttaaccactaaccttaaccaccaaccttaaccaccaaccttaaccactaaccttaaccactaaccctaaccttaaccaccaaccttaaccaccaaccttaaccaccaaccttaaccaccaaccttaaccaccaaccttaaccaccaaccttaaccagcaaccttaaccactaaccttaaccactatcccccaaccctaattctaaccactaaccttacgaattctccgtcgacaaaatgtccagcgacgaaacgtccagtcacggagGAAACCTAGCATAGCTAGGCTTGGGCAATgttcagtgttcaaccagctagagctagcatgttttttggatgtgggacgaaaccggcacacccggagaaaccccccaaacacacactaactccacacagtgaggacctagCTGGGATCGAagccacgaccccagaactgcgaggccaccaccatatatatatttcaacgATATGACGAAGGTGCGGGCTCAAAATAGGCGAGCGGCCTAAGGTCGGCGTGCCACGACCACGCACAAACCGTCGTATCGAAGTCGTCATTAACGAATGACAAGGACTTGACTTGACTCCGAATGGCGTGGTGTTGCGTTTGCACGCGTGTGAACGTATTACCTTAAGAAATCAGGAGCCCTTGAtatcatattttcaaaatcGGCAAAGGAGAGCTTGTTATCTCCGTCCAAGTCGGCCTCTTCGATGGCCTTCTCGCACACCAGCTGCACCTCCTCTGGGGTCAACTCTTCCTTAGTCAGcttgtttagtgttttttccAGGTCCTCTTTGCACAGGTAATTGTCCACGTTGAAATCTGCAAGCGAGAAAAGCGTATTCCTCAAAATGACGTCAACAAACGAAATATTCAAGccacgaaaaaagttctggaaccaattcatttcacaagtagaggtacgactgtattcaaATGTGTAAGTTTGCGTCGTCACCGTATATTTTGAAGGCATAAATGGCCTTGAGTTCCCGCGGCGCCATCTCGCTGAGGACCGAGAACATATCCACAAATTCGTTGAAGCTCAGGTTTCCCATGCCGTCCTCGGAGAAGGACTCCACGATCCTGTTGCGGAATGGATTTTCCTTCAAAGGAACGCAAAAGACACCTTTATGAGAAGAAAGCACATACAATTCTACAGTTTTTGCCTTTTAATAGGAATCACTTTGTTggatttattctgggatgtttctatatgttttgtaagcatttttaataggtaataaggctataaattaattcatgctttatgttgggaccaagcAAAAGggcactttcccccacagctgctttcgaggccagttcattgttttcaggactattgacggcaacaaacccC contains:
- the tbc1d2b gene encoding TBC1 domain family member 2B codes for the protein MNEEEDADESSPGQAPRLEESSAKEADVADAVADDKVDVDGDVDVEEAAKEHSPKLCGFLSKLSGKGPLRGYKPRWFVYDPRKCYLYYFKSPQDALPLGHIEIGDACFSYDVEAEEGHFAISASAKEFLLKAPSKQVMHFWLQQLQHKRWEFSNSRGRGQRDSWSSPTLAHPISGLVAQDNDGILFEKLSDSMEKLRSDFAVESQADGSTGINSPRGTAVAGNTLNFSLKTIGADIRNSMSYLRAGRAGDSKRSVFYTGNSGGSADEWELLDAPPKDFAEHKQHPEVHRHSFGSAFDFVRNSSRPRRPLLRDAAGSGRSARHADGSPLEVNGKYLEMQLRLQSQQEELCGLQKEEARLKEELASQKELVRLLQQTLRTAQCDREAAQRPAPPPPTQDPPSAESDDGSRRLAPGPPGETERLQALVGEKDGQVRSLCGHMERLALEKESLQQELRGLKVKVGEINDQLGMLMETIQAKDRAIVKLSQQSEEKSATPNEASAHVGKERQEVDVLKDSLQGYRTQNKFLNQEILELTGLRRNAESREKALEAKYTALEAKLCQVESKYLVLLQEMKNPVCSSSEQSPAREVISRLLEEALQLESPEREDQPVFRANTVSEYDVFGFKTLPEEEEEEERLVAKVRALELKSLSMTEREVSLGVKWENFLAGTMNRKLARSPELKALIRCGVPHEHRSRLWRWCVSVHVQKFRHQLAPDYYETLLGVARDKPNPASKQIELDLLRTLPNNKHYSSPSAVGIQKLRNVLLAFSWRNPDIGYCQGLNRLAAIALLYLDQEDAFWSLIAIVEVFMPRDYYTKTLLGSQVDQRVFKDLLNEKLPRLHAHFEQHKVDFSLITFNWFLVVFVDSVVGDILFKIWDAFLYEGPKIVFRFALALFKYKEEEFLKLEDSTAIFKYLRYFTRTILDSRKLMNIAFVDMNPFPMKQIQNRRGFHLEKVRLELSELEAIRQTFLRDRDTAQDRRSFVSDDDEEN
- the cib2 gene encoding calcium and integrin-binding family member 2, whose translation is MGNKQTIFTDEQLDAYQDCTFFTRKEILRLHGRYHELAPHLVPMDYTKEPDCKLPLALIVNMPELKENPFRNRIVESFSEDGMGNLSFNEFVDMFSVLSEMAPRELKAIYAFKIYDFNVDNYLCKEDLEKTLNKLTKEELTPEEVQLVCEKAIEEADLDGDNKLSFADFENMISRAPDFLSTFHIRI